A DNA window from Streptomyces sp. CA-278952 contains the following coding sequences:
- a CDS encoding DUF2254 domain-containing protein: MTDRGYRRPRPLSPLREHLRDTFWSAPIMGFVCVFVLWLVATELDDAIVALLQREEAYDELGELMAFSQDAKTIVATISSAMMTFIGVVFSISLVAVQMASGQLTPRVVRIFVRSRISKLTLTVFLATFLFSLLVLSSYESESDPRRVVSVPLVQSLLILVMLGLSLLLFVVYVSATLRLMQVGPVVDRIARDSFRVLGRMPSGPRGEDEPGPETARVLHEGRAGVLRDVNTARLVRAARRQDVVLRLIPRIGDFVVPGTPVLAVHGGSVPPRRLRYAVSVSVERTLHQDLAFGLRQLADIALRALSTSVNDPTTAVQCLDRIVQFLAAVAHLPLGAVHHRDRDGRVRLVQDGPEWDDLVDLAFEEIRWCVSGSPQVTRRLMAGLDDLLLLVPEDRKKSLVRHRALLVQTVERTVAVAADREFALLPDRQGIG, from the coding sequence ATGACTGATCGCGGCTACCGCCGGCCCCGTCCGCTGTCCCCTCTGCGTGAGCATCTGCGCGACACGTTCTGGTCCGCCCCGATCATGGGGTTCGTCTGCGTGTTCGTGCTGTGGTTGGTCGCCACCGAACTGGACGACGCGATCGTCGCGCTGCTCCAGCGGGAGGAGGCGTACGACGAGCTGGGCGAGCTGATGGCGTTCTCCCAGGACGCGAAGACGATCGTCGCCACGATCAGTTCGGCGATGATGACCTTCATCGGCGTCGTGTTCAGCATCTCGCTGGTCGCGGTGCAGATGGCGAGCGGCCAGCTGACGCCCCGGGTGGTGCGGATCTTCGTCAGGAGCCGGATCAGCAAGCTCACGCTGACGGTGTTCCTGGCGACGTTCCTCTTCTCACTGCTGGTGCTCTCCTCGTACGAGAGCGAGAGCGATCCCCGCCGGGTGGTCTCGGTCCCGCTGGTGCAGAGCCTGCTCATCCTGGTGATGCTCGGGCTGAGTCTGCTGCTCTTCGTCGTCTACGTGAGCGCGACGCTGCGGCTGATGCAGGTGGGGCCGGTCGTGGACAGGATCGCGCGCGACTCGTTCCGGGTGCTGGGCCGGATGCCGAGCGGGCCGCGGGGCGAGGACGAGCCGGGGCCCGAGACCGCGCGGGTGCTGCACGAGGGGCGGGCCGGGGTGCTGCGGGACGTGAACACGGCGCGGCTGGTCCGGGCCGCGCGGCGGCAGGACGTCGTGCTGCGGCTCATTCCGCGCATCGGGGACTTCGTGGTGCCGGGGACGCCGGTGCTCGCCGTCCACGGCGGGTCCGTGCCGCCGCGCCGGCTGCGGTACGCGGTCTCCGTCTCGGTGGAGCGGACCCTGCACCAGGATCTGGCGTTCGGGCTGCGTCAGCTCGCCGACATCGCGCTGCGGGCCCTGTCGACGTCGGTGAACGATCCGACCACCGCCGTGCAGTGCCTGGACCGGATCGTGCAGTTCCTCGCGGCCGTGGCGCACCTGCCGCTCGGGGCCGTCCACCACCGGGACCGGGACGGGCGGGTACGCCTGGTGCAGGACGGTCCGGAGTGGGACGACCTGGTCGACCTCGCCTTCGAGGAGATCCGGTGGTGTGTCTCCGGCAGTCCCCAGGTGACGCGCCGGCTCATGGCTGGGCTGGACGACCTGCTGCTGCTCGTCCCGGAGGACCGGAAGAAGTCGCTGGTCAGGCATCGTGCGCTGCTCGTCCAGACCGTGGAGCGCACGGTGGCGGTGGCCGCCGACCGGGAGTTCGCCCTGCTTCCGGACCGGCAGGGCATCGGGTAG
- a CDS encoding sugar phosphate isomerase/epimerase family protein, producing the protein MSRTSKDTELARRLSRRNILGVAAGATAATIIGTASAQADSRDRGQGHGNGHGHGHDHGHGRGKGKPVLPPGRLGIQLYSLRDQISTLGFAPVFAELEKYGYDEIELAGYTQGSAGPITLAQLKRLARDHGLNPIGSHVGYYDDNNPGAYTFAQNLDKVLDDAQALGLKHIGTASGPFRYGSTVDGWKRAAEEFNTYGAAARKRGMKFYQHNHAEEFSFATDKPNVRLYDVLLAETDPDLVYLELDIYWAYCAQFRFSKRADGSPAPLDPLKYVLKHPDRYPLFHVKDGVRDETTRDGYRMSDVGDGDIDYKTFLSKVTKRTHRGRTYHHWQAEHDNPVESLAFARKSSEHLHSLREGRCAD; encoded by the coding sequence ATGAGCCGCACCTCCAAGGACACCGAACTCGCCCGCAGACTGAGCCGCCGCAACATCCTCGGTGTCGCCGCCGGAGCCACTGCCGCCACCATCATCGGCACGGCGAGCGCCCAGGCCGACAGCCGCGACCGAGGCCAGGGACACGGCAACGGCCACGGTCACGGACATGACCACGGGCACGGCCGCGGCAAGGGCAAGCCCGTCCTGCCGCCCGGCCGCCTCGGCATCCAGCTCTACAGCCTCCGCGACCAGATCTCCACACTCGGCTTCGCGCCGGTCTTCGCCGAACTGGAGAAGTACGGCTACGACGAGATCGAACTGGCGGGGTACACCCAGGGCTCGGCCGGTCCCATCACCCTGGCCCAGCTCAAGCGGCTGGCCCGGGACCACGGACTCAACCCGATCGGCAGCCACGTCGGCTACTACGACGACAACAACCCCGGCGCGTACACCTTCGCCCAGAACCTGGACAAGGTCCTCGACGACGCCCAGGCGCTCGGCCTCAAGCACATCGGCACGGCCTCGGGCCCGTTCCGCTACGGCTCCACGGTCGACGGCTGGAAGCGGGCCGCGGAGGAGTTCAACACGTACGGGGCGGCCGCCCGCAAGCGCGGCATGAAGTTCTACCAGCACAACCACGCCGAGGAATTCTCCTTCGCGACCGACAAGCCGAACGTGCGCCTCTACGACGTCCTGCTCGCCGAGACCGACCCGGACCTCGTCTACCTGGAGCTGGACATCTACTGGGCCTACTGCGCCCAGTTCCGCTTCAGCAAGCGCGCGGACGGCAGCCCGGCCCCCCTCGACCCGCTGAAGTACGTCCTGAAGCACCCGGACCGCTACCCGCTCTTCCACGTCAAGGACGGGGTCCGCGACGAGACGACCCGCGACGGCTACCGCATGTCGGACGTGGGCGACGGGGACATCGACTACAAGACCTTCCTGTCCAAGGTCACCAAGCGCACCCACCGCGGCCGGACCTACCACCACTGGCAGGCGGAGCACGACAACCCGGTCGAGTCGCTCGCGTTCGCCCGCAAGTCGAGCGAGCACCTGCACTCCCTGCGCGAGGGCCGCTGCGCCGACTGA
- a CDS encoding alkaline phosphatase family protein, with translation MSAPEPGTETAQETGGPTPLLVLDVVGLTPQLLAHMPNLRAMGEQGAKASLSTVLPAVTCAAQSTFLTGTMPAEHGIVANGWYFRELGDVLLWRQHNGLVEGDKLWDAARRAHPGYTVANICWWYAMGADTDWTVTPRPVYYADGRKEPDCYTRPPALHDELTDRLGTFPLFHFWGPGADLVSSQWIIDATRHIIATRAPDLALCYLPHLDYDLQRYGPDDPRSHRAATDLDRAIAPLLADARAEGRTVVALSEYGITRVDRPVDINRALRRAGLLEVHTQDGMEYLDPMTSRAFAVADHQLAHIYVRRPEDLEATRAALADLPGIEQLLDDEGKKAHHLDHPRSGELVAVAEKDAWFTYYYWLDDARAPDFAQLVEIHRKPGYDPVELFMDPQDPYVRVKAVSAVARKKLGMRYRMAVVPLDPSPIRGSHGRLPESDDEGPLILCSTPHAFTDRVRATEVKSLLLQLAGLH, from the coding sequence ATGAGCGCTCCCGAACCCGGCACGGAAACCGCACAGGAGACCGGCGGCCCCACCCCCCTCCTGGTCCTCGACGTCGTCGGCCTCACCCCGCAGCTCCTGGCCCACATGCCGAACCTCCGGGCCATGGGGGAGCAGGGCGCGAAGGCATCCCTCTCCACCGTTCTGCCGGCCGTCACCTGCGCCGCCCAGTCGACCTTCCTCACCGGCACGATGCCCGCCGAACACGGCATCGTCGCCAACGGCTGGTACTTCCGCGAGCTCGGCGACGTCCTGCTGTGGCGCCAGCACAACGGGCTCGTCGAGGGCGACAAGCTGTGGGACGCGGCCCGCCGCGCCCACCCCGGCTACACCGTCGCCAACATCTGCTGGTGGTACGCGATGGGCGCCGACACCGACTGGACGGTCACCCCGCGCCCCGTCTACTACGCCGACGGCCGCAAGGAACCCGACTGCTACACCCGGCCCCCCGCCCTGCACGACGAACTCACCGACAGACTCGGCACCTTCCCCCTCTTCCACTTCTGGGGCCCCGGCGCCGACCTCGTCTCCTCCCAGTGGATCATCGACGCCACCCGGCACATCATCGCCACCCGCGCCCCCGACCTCGCCCTCTGCTACCTGCCCCACCTCGACTACGACCTCCAGCGCTACGGCCCCGACGACCCCCGCTCCCACCGGGCCGCCACCGATCTCGACCGGGCCATCGCCCCGCTCCTGGCCGACGCCCGCGCCGAGGGGCGTACCGTCGTCGCGCTCTCCGAATACGGCATCACCCGCGTCGACCGCCCGGTCGACATCAACCGCGCCCTGCGCCGGGCGGGACTCCTGGAGGTCCACACCCAGGACGGCATGGAATACCTGGACCCGATGACCTCCCGGGCCTTCGCCGTCGCCGACCACCAGCTCGCCCACATCTACGTACGCCGCCCCGAGGACCTGGAAGCGACCCGGGCGGCCCTGGCGGACCTGCCGGGCATCGAGCAGCTCCTCGACGACGAGGGCAAGAAGGCGCACCACCTGGACCACCCCCGCTCCGGCGAACTGGTCGCCGTCGCGGAGAAGGACGCCTGGTTCACGTACTACTACTGGCTCGACGACGCCCGCGCCCCCGACTTCGCCCAGCTCGTCGAGATCCACCGCAAACCCGGCTACGACCCCGTCGAGCTCTTCATGGACCCCCAGGACCCCTACGTCCGGGTCAAGGCCGTCTCGGCGGTCGCCCGCAAGAAGCTCGGCATGCGCTACCGCATGGCGGTCGTCCCCCTGGACCCCTCACCTATTCGCGGCAGCCACGGCCGCCTCCCCGAGAGCGACGACGAAGGTCCGCTCATCCTCTGCTCCACCCCCCACGCGTTCACCGACCGGGTCAGGGCCACCGAAGTGAAGTCCCTGCTCCTCCAGCTTGCCGGACTGCACTGA